A single window of Cheilinus undulatus linkage group 12, ASM1832078v1, whole genome shotgun sequence DNA harbors:
- the LOC121518520 gene encoding outer dynein arm-docking complex subunit 3-like, giving the protein MSSKGLKKTPLQEQTEQARSELQLKEAQRAAFNKEAEARANTRKAYVTQLKQEIELLRKQITEEGNRDANVIKEALHDKPELLHFCSNMSVEKALAFLHRKKLLLKKELNLLDNDIQVNQRRQEELKMELKRARSTADAQTHEQQEFFKNLSELKEDVERIESETKELQSRIADLQKVKSQLQKEALTFPAQMEKAEAEKLRDKKELEDLHSSLAIAQQLNEATEAESKQTEKYYNEKLVEVESIKASKRKQIKELQAQVEELSKEIQRKNKQREEQRREAECSIMMADEGEKVRVIYNEAFQRIKTATGITNIQDLKQHFLSMEETQQHLVNQKEENEKMLQQLNEEKELLIQQFEDVKEKAQAKQSRNNQELELRKQQIQDAQRRCDAAKEQLNKLDKTKVTIRVCLENLAEKLEHIKLPEDRAVVESPPDSNEYLLELLTEYELKMDLLQEELQGQDLAATKTEMEEVGFLQTKGQLQASNTFVELPDDLSDEEAESRKDDDDVLSREELKRQSEKLINNSRSKKKRGKKKGRR; this is encoded by the coding sequence atgtcatctAAAGGCCTGAAGAAAACTCCACTGCAGGAGCAAACCGAGCAGGCCCGCTCTGAACTCCAGCTAAAAGAGGCCCAAAGAGCTGCGTTCAACAAAGAGGCTGAAGCCAGGGCGAACACTAGAAAAGCCTACGTCACACAGCTGAAGCAGGAGATCGAGCTGCTGAGGAAACAAATCACTGAAGAAGGTAATCGAGATGCAAATGTGATCAAAGAGGCTCTACATGACAAACCTGAGTTGTTgcatttctgttccaacatgtcAGTGGAGAAGGCCTTAGCATTTTTACACCGTAAGAAACTGTTGTTGAAAAAAGAGCTCAATCTCCTCGATAATGACATTCAGGTCAACCAACGCCGCCAGGAGGAGCTGAAAATGGAGTTAAAAAGAGCACGGTCTACTGCCGATGCTCAGACCCACGAACAACAGGAATTCTTCAAGAACCTTTCAGAGCTGAAGGAGGATGTGGAGAGGATTGAGTCAGAGACCAAGGAGCTGCAGAGCCGCATAGCTGATCTGCAGAAAGTCAAAAGTCAGCTGCAGAAAGAGGCTCTCACTTTTCCAGCCCAGATGGAGAAAGCAGAAGCAGAAAAGCTGAGGGACAAAAAAGAACTTGAAGACCTGCACTCCAGTCTCGCCATCGCCCAGCAGTTAAACGAGGCTACAGAGGCCGAGTCAAAGCAGACGGAGAAATATTACAATGAGAAGCTCGTGGAGGTGGAGAGCATTAAAGCTAGCAAGAGGAAGCAGATAAAGGAGCTCCAGGCCCAAGTTGAAGAGCTCAGTAAAGagattcagaggaaaaacaagcagaGAGAGGAACAGAGAAGAGAGGCTGAGTGTAGCATCATGATGGCAGACGAGGGAGAGAAAGTCAGAGTCATTTATAATGAAGCTTTTCAGAGAATCAAGACGGCCACTGGTATTACCAATATACAGGATTTAAAACAGCACTTTCTCTCTATGGAGGAAACCCAGCAGCATCTGGTGAATCAGAAGGAGGAGAATGAGAAGATGCTCCAGCAACTGAACGAGGAGAAGGAGCTCCTGATCCAACAGTTTGAGGATGTGAAGGAAAAAGCACAAGCAAAACAGTCCAGAAACAACCAAGAGCTGGAGCTACGCAAGCAGCAGATCCAGGATGCACAGCGTAGGTGTGACGCCGCTAAAGAGCAACTGAATAAGCTTGACAAAACCAAAGTCACCATCCGAGTTTGTTTGGAGAATCTCGCTGAAAAACTTGAACACATCAAACTCCCTGAGGACAGAGCAGTTGTGGAGTCTCCTCCTGACTCAAATGAGTATTTACTGGAGCTGCTGACTGAGTACGAGCTCAAGATGGACTTACTGCAAGAGGAGCTTCAGGGACAGGATCTGGCTGCTACTAAGACAGAGATGGAAGAGGTGGGCTTCTTACAGACCAAGGGACAACTCCAAGCTTCTAACACCTTTGTAGAGCTGCCAGACGACCTCTCTGACGAGGAAGCTGAGAGTAGAAAGGATGACGACGATGTCCTCTCACGGGAGGAGCTGAAGCGCCAGTCTGAGAAGCTGATCAACAACTCCAGGTCCAAGAAGAAACGTgggaagaaaaaaggaaggCGGTGA
- the si:dkeyp-69c1.9 gene encoding uncharacterized protein si:dkeyp-69c1.9 yields the protein METTSREAFCFRPTPQQDRGKGLCVAENTQQESHGSPPTASGQTGRGNSSRDGEIQEDEREGDSDEAAVKKEEMLSQYQKDFPPPSSCRRRRTPALPQPDNIGINPAFRFEFRTVQRETYPGWSVMNSRCAGRLRASSSGQPKHF from the exons ATGGAGACGACATCACGAGAAGCTTTCTGCTTCAGGCCGACTCCACAGCAAGACAGAGGCAAAG GACTCTGTGTTGCCGAGAACACACAGCAGGAGTCCCATGGTTCTCCTCCCACAGCCTCAGGAcaaacaggaagaggaaacagCAGCAGGGATGGGGAAATACAGGAGGACGAGCGAGAGGGCGACAGTGATGAGGCCGctgtaaaaaaagaagagatgtTGTCTCAGTATCAGAAAGATTTCCCTCCTCCGTCCTCCTGTCGCAGGAGGCGAACACCTGCCCTCCCACAGCCAGACAACATTGGCATCAACCCTGCATTCAG ATTTGAGTTCAGGACAGTCCAAAGGGAGACTTACCCAGGTTGGTCCGTCATGAATTCCAGGTGTGCTGGCAGGCTGAGGGCATCCTCAAGTGGTCAACCAAAACATTTCTGA
- the snrnp35 gene encoding U11/U12 small nuclear ribonucleoprotein 35 kDa protein, with protein MVDWSPIAKVYDPLKAGSIDSTDVEPHDRAVWRAMGARYKPNKGVVGDPLLTLFVARLNPQTTEDKLHQVFSKYGDIQRLRLVRDIVTGFSKGYAFIEYKEERSIVRARRDANKLVVDQHEVFVDFEQERTLKGWVPRRLGGGQGGKKESGQLRFGGRDRPFRRPINLGVGVVQERGGGGREWDRQGGRDREDHRDRHREGEWGSSREWREDRDRGREREERRHRDRSRHRERR; from the coding sequence ATGGTTGACTGGAGTCCGATAGCGAAGGTGTACGACCCGCTGAAAGCAGGCAGCATCGACAGCACGGACGTGGAGCCTCATGACCGGGCGGTGTGGAGGGCTATGGGAGCCCGCTACAAACCCAACAAAGGTGTTGTTGGAGACCCGCTGCTCACCCTGTTTGTGGCCCGTCTGAATCCGCAGACAACAGAGGACAAACTGCACCAGGTTTTCTCTAAATACGGAGACATTCAGCGGCTGAGGCTGGTCCGGGACATCGTGACAGGCTTCTCCAAAGGGTACGCCTTCATCGAGTACAAGGAGGAGCGCTCCATCGTCCGGGCCCGCAGGGATGCTAACAAACTAGTGGTGGACCAGCATGAAGTTTTCGTGGATTTTGAACAGGAGAGGACCCTGAAAGGATGGGTCCCTCGTAGGCTCGGCGGCGGGCAGGGAGGGAAGAAAGAGTCCGGACAGCTGCGGTTCGGCGGCAGGGACAGACCTTTCCGCAGACCCATTAACCTCGGGGTTGGTGTGGTGCAGGAGAGGGGAGGTGGAGGGAGGGAGTGGGACAGGCAAGGAGGGAGAGACAGGGAGGATCACCGGGACCGACACAGAGAGGGGGAGTGGGGCAGCAGCAGAGAGTGGAGAGAAGACCGggacagaggcagagagagggaggagagacgACACAGAGACCGGAGCAGACACCGGGAGAGGAGATGA
- the bud13 gene encoding BUD13 homolog — MAASVGSKKGPELSKAEYLKRYLSAGEDEKKSKGKLKKKRRKVPEKGLKIVDDDIDWKQMVQQDEEGEEEDDEAPVIAEVIDERPDEIKQLEAFRTSNRWKVIGADENEDEEEETGGPQHPEAESSSRRRHDSPDVSPKGQRHDSPLRKTRHDSPDISPPRRSRHDSPDISPPRRSRHDSPDLSPPRQQSGKSGKVQSKDLSPARRKRSPDPHRPQLSKKAQKRHDSDSDQSPPRKRPLKGEASDSDQSPPRRATKTRGSDSDQSPPRRRPQSGKDSDGDLSPPHRPGQSQGTRMLSGGKAGLVSGDVLRKEQEENRRKERHNQPLEDESRNAQTVFRDKSGKRRDLDSEREEQKRKAGEKAAKDEKYAQWGRGLAQSQMQQQKLEDALHEAQKPLARHCDDEDLDRMLREQEREGDPMAAMLRRKKDRNPKAQAKPRYKGPAPPPNRFNILPGYRWDGVDRSNGFEQKRYTRIADKKAVQEAAYKWSVEDM, encoded by the exons ATGGCAGCTTCAGTTGGAAGCAAAAAGGGACCTGAACTATCAAAGGCAGAGTACCTTAAACGTTACTTATCCGCCGGTGAGGATGAGAAAAAGTCGAAGGGGAAGCTTAAAAAGAAACGACGTAAAGTTCCTGAAAAAGG GCTGAAAATAGTAGACGATGACATTGACTGGAAACAAATGGTTCAACAAGACgaagaaggagaagaggaggacgACGAGGCTCCTGTG ATTGCTGAGGTAATTGACGAGAGACCAGACGAAATAAAACAGTTGGAAGCCTTCAGAACAAGCAATAGATGGAAAGTGATTGGAG CTGATGAAAAtgaggatgaagaagaagagacaggagGGCCACAGCATCCAGAGGCTGAGTCATCAAGCAGGAGACGTCATGATTCACCAGATGTCTCACCAAAGGGACAAAGGCATGATTCTCCTCTCAGAAAGACCCGCCATGACTCTCCTGATATTTCTCCTCCAAGACGAAGTCGCCATGACTCTCCTGATATTTCTCCCCCAAGGAGAAGTCGACATGACTCTCCTGACCTGTCACCTCCGAGGCAACAGTCAGGGAAATCAGGGAAGGTGCAAAGTAAAG atttgtcCCCAGCCAGAAGAAAACGTTCCCCAGATCCTCATCGGCCACAGCTGTCAAAGAAAGCTCAGAAAAGGCATGATTCAGACTCCGACCAGTCACCTCCAAGGAAAAGGCCCCTAAAGGGAGAAGCTTCAGACTCTGACCAGTCTCCTCCAAGGAGGGCAACAAAAACAAGAGGCTCTGATTCTGATCAGTCCCCTCCCAGGAGGCGGCCGCAGAGTGGAAAGGACTCAGATGGAGATCTGTCACCTCCTCATCGGCCCGGCCAGTCACAG GGTACCAGGATGCTTTCAGGTGGGAAGGCAGGTCTAGTATCTGGagatgttttaagaaaagagcaGGAGGAGAACCGACGCAAAGAAAGACACAACCAGCCACTGGAAG ATGAATCTAGAAATGCCCAGACGGTGTTCCGAGACAAGAGCGGTAAAAGGAGAGATTTAGATTCAGAGAGGGaagaacagaagagaaaagcgggtgaaaaagctgcaaaggATGAGAAATATGCTCAGTGGGGACGAGG GCTGGCCCAGAGCCAGATGCAACAGCAGAAACTTGAGGATGCACTACATGAAGCTCAGAAGCCACTGGCACGTCACTGCGATGACGAGGATCTCGATCGCATGTTGAGAGAGCAGGAAAGAGAGGGAGATCCCATGGCTGCAATGCTGAGACGGAAGAAAGACCGCAATCCAAAAGCTCAAG cGAAACCTCGGTATAAAGGCCCAGCACCACCTCCAAATCGCTTCAATATTTTACCAGGCTATCGCTGGGATGGAGTTGACAG GTCAAATGGTTTTGAACAGAAACGCTATACTCGGATAGCAGATAAAAAAGCAGTCCAGGAGGCAGCCTATAAGTGGAGTGTGGAGGACATGTAA